Proteins encoded by one window of Mustelus asterias chromosome 9, sMusAst1.hap1.1, whole genome shotgun sequence:
- the pyurf gene encoding protein preY, mitochondrial: MIRAVCGTGIRAASWRRLLHSSRVRLAGEQGTGGREAALDPSLLPYLVCPLSRKQLRYEESSNQLINDELGIAYPVIDGIPNMIPQDAKLIRKSEDSPKEEESRQQ, from the exons ATGATTCGGGCTGTTTGTGGGACTGGGATCCGGGCAGCGAGCTGGCGGCGACTGCTGCATTCCAGCCGGGTTCGGCTGGCCGGAGAGCAGGGCACCGGAGGCAGGGAGGCCGCTCTGGACCCCAGCCTCCTCCCGTACCTGGTGTGTCCCCTATCCCGGAAACAGCTCAG GTACGAGGAATCCTCCAATCAGCTGATCAATGACGAGTTGGGAATAGCCTATCCTGTCATCGATGGAATTCCCAATATGATCCCTCAGGATGCGAAGTTAATTCGGAAGAGTGAAGACAGCCCCAAGGAAGAAGAAAGCCGGCAGCAGTGA
- the LOC144498936 gene encoding phosphatidylinositol N-acetylglucosaminyltransferase subunit Y-like: MAMTIHLSTLTVLVPLLSLTGLLYSATFEEDFPQGCTSMASLCFYSLLLPITIPVYVFFHLWNWVGIKLFRHN, from the coding sequence ATGGCCATGACGATCCACCTGTCAACTCTCACTGTGCTGGTGCCCCTGCTCTCTTTGACTGGGTTGCTATACTCAGCTACATTTGAAGAGGACTTTCCGCAGGGCTGTACCAGTATGGCCAGCTTGTGTTTCTACAGCCTGCTACTTCCCATCACCATCCCAGTGTACGTATTCTTTCACTTGTGGAACTGGGTGGGGATTAAACTTTTCAGGCATAATTAG